CCAGGTGGTGTCCGGGCCAGCAGGCACCCCAGCAATCGTCTCCCGCCCATAGAGCCCTCCCCTCTCTGCAGCCCCCTCCCAGACCCTCCCACGGACCCCGCCCTCAGAGTCTCCGCCCAGCCTCGTCCCAGCCTCGCCCCCTGGAGCTCCAGACCCGGCCCGGCCTTCTCCCAGGGGACCTGGCTCAAAGTCCTCTTCCCAGTTTCTACTTCGAAGGACCCGTTCTCGCAGGCACAGGGGCCCAGCCCTCTCTCCCGTCTGCCCCCACGGCTGGTTTCGAATCCGGTCCTCGGGGCTCCGGGCGAGGGGCTGTGGGTCTGGGTGGATCCGGGCGGAATCCGGGTGGAGAACGGGGGCGGGGCCAGAGTTTCGCAGGCCGACCCCCCCGTGCCGTCCTCCCGCGGGAACGCGGCGCTGCACGCCCGGCTGGCACCGGCGACTTAGAGACGGCAGTGCACGACTCGCTGGCTCCCCCCCGACACGCCCCCTCCTCGTTCCCCCAACTCCTCCTCGCCCACCCCACCCGTTGGCGCTCCACCTTTCCCCGTCTCCTCCCTCCGCGGCCGCGAGCACCCTCCCTCGGCACCCTTCCCCGCAGCCCGAGTGcccttcctccccagcctcctcgCCCTCCTCCACCCGCTCTCCCatcaccctccccacccctcccctcccccgtcCTGAGCTCCCACTTCCAGCACCTACTCAGGGCTCGGAGCCTTAAGACCATCACCTGCCCACCTAAGCCCGCAGTGATCCCTCCTGGGACCCCACTCCTAAaaacccctgcccctgcctcccccagcccGGTGCGCCGAGTCTCTTCGCCCGCTCCGTCGGTCCCTCCTCCTTCGCGGGCGCCGTTTCCCGGCTCCAGCTCCCCGCGCGTCTATCCCTCTCCTCCCCGCGAAGTTTCGGGGCTGTCAGTCTGTCAGTCTTTCGGGCCGTCAGCACCCGAGCTGCAGGCGGCGAGCGCCATTGTGAGCAGAGCCGGCGGGGCAGGAGGCCCGGGCGCCTGGGTCCCCGCGGCGCGGGCAGAGTGGCTGGCCAGCCAGGTAAAGGCCGGGGAGACTCCGCTGCAGGCGGCCCCGCCCGCGTCTCCCTCAGCGCCGCGCTCGGGTCACCGCCGGCTCCGCGCAGGTGACAGCCCCGGAGGTAGGGGCGCGGACGGAGGgcgtgggggaggggcaggggtcgGGGGAGGTCGGGGGCTGGGGGAAAGGGAGGGCAAGGCCGGCGAGGGCCGGGTGAGGGCTGTGGGGGTAGAGGGGACCggggggctggagggaagggcgGGGGCTGGGAGTAGGTCGGGCGGGAAGCAGGTGGGAAGGGGCCGGCGGgcccagaggggaggggagagggagtgtGGGAGGGGGccgagggggaaggggaggaagaagcgGGCGCAGGGGACCGGGCCGCTCGGGAGGGGCGGGAGAGGAGGGCGCTGACAGGTGAGCCCCGGAGCTGGGGAGGGGGCCGGGACCTGGAGTGAAGTCGGCGATCGGAGCTGCTTAGGACGGCGTTggggcagggaggtggagctGAGGGTCCCGTCGGGAGGAAAACTTGGGAGGGGTGAGGAGAAGTCCGAGGGGAGCAGAAATGGGGAGGGGGTGCCGCGGAGGAAGGGAGAGGCGCGGAGGGGTGTTCCGAGGAGAggcggggtggggagggcagggcccGCGGGAAGGTCCCGATCGAGCGGGTCAGCCCTAGACCCCCAGGCTTGCGGGCCAGAGGACCCGGGAGCTGGGGAGCGGcctgggaggggggaggggaagagcGGTTCTGGGGACTGGGGACGGGGAGGGAAGCGAAGCTGGAGCCTGCTGGGGAGACAGAGGGGGAAGGGAGGCGGGGGCCTCGGAGGGGAAGGAGAGCtgcagaagggagggagagagggggagggcgGTGGGGAGACGTGGGGGAGGGCtggaaagggggaggggaagggaaccGAGGTGAGgcgaggaaaggagaaggaagggaaaccgcggtgggggaggagaggagggaggggaggagagaacgGGGTTGGGGAAAAGAGCTGAGAGGAGGAGGGCGGGTGttggggaggaaggaaaagaggagggggaaaggaagggagagggtgTGCAGCCAGGGAGGGAGATGGAGCGGGGGAGAACCGGGAGGGCAGGGAAAGGCAGCCCGGAgtctgggagggggaggggagcgcTGCCGCCGAGGCAGCCTAGAGCGGAGGGTCAGGGGAGGCGGTGGCAGTGGAGGGCCGACCCCGAGAGGGCCTCGAGGGGTTGGCCCTGCCGGGCGCGGGCGGGCGGAGCCTGAGGGGCGGGGCCGTAGGCGGAGCCGGGGCGCCGGCCCGATTCGCCGGGAGAGAGGGCGGAAGGCAGGGGGAGCGGGAGGGGCGGGGCAGAGGGAAGGCTGCcggggagatgggggaggggagtcTGCTGGGGGAAGGGCGGGGGAGCCGCGGGAGGCGGAGCAGGGAAGGGGCAGCAGGGGCGGTGTCCGGGCCTTGGGCAGCAGCCCCGCGCGGGTGAGAGGTGGTTTTGTGGTAGGGGTTTAGGGAGAGGCAGTCATTTTCTACCTATAAGAGGACCCTCTCGAGGACCTTCCCAAGCAGCACCCCTAAAGTGACACTCGCTCCCGTCCCAGGGCTGGCTCCTATTTCACCAGCTCGGGCAGTGACAGCTGGAGGGCCTAGGAGATGCAGTTTCCCACCCCCTACCCTGGGCTCCCACCCTCAAGCCTCTCTCCAGAGAATCGAATCTTTACTGCACTTCCCCAGGCAAGGACACTGGGGCGTGGAGTTGCGGTGCTGATGGGCCAGGGCTGGCGGTGAGAGACCTGCCAGGTGAGGGGGTGGTGTGGCTGGTTTCCAGAGCTGACAGAAATGGTTTCAAGGCCTTCTTGGGCCACCTTCAAAGATCTCTTGGCTTTCTGAAATCCAGTTTCCCTAACATCCCCCAGTACCTGGAGATGTTACCTTTGGAGCTCCTGGAAGAGCCCATAGGGAGAGGTTGGGCAGAGCCAGGGCCCAGGTGGAAGCTGGCGTGGGAAAAATCTGAACAAGGTTGTCTTTTCTCCATAGGGTCTGTGGCCGATCCCCAGGAGGAGCTACTCTGGGTTACCATGAGAGAGACCTTGGAGGCCCTCAGCTCCCTGGGTGAGCTGGCAGAAATGAAGGGACTTGGGGAAAAGTTTAGGAGGATTCAGGAGCATCTACAACTCAGACAGCAGAGCCACCCTCAGGAGGCTGCAACCCTGAGGCCCCAGGGGCCTGTAGGGCAACCTGCTTTCCTGTAGCGTGGGGTGTCTGAATGCCTGGACCATACATAATAGAGGCTGCGCTCCAGACCATATGCACACTTGAGCACTCACAGAGCACAGTCATATTTACATCTATGCTatctcttccttctgtcctttttGACTCAACTCAAAGGGACTGAGGTTGATACCTGTCCATGTCCATGCTGGTGAGAGACCCTGTCCTTCCTGAGCAGGTTGGGAAAAGTCTCTTGGACAGGCTGGGAAGGGGAAGAGCCCCCGCCTCTGATTACTTGTTCTGTACTGGATGCTTTACTTGGACCCACCCTTCTGCCTGTAACAGGATTCTCTGTGGGACAGCCAGAGATGGTCCCCCAAAGTGAGCCCAGGGAAGGATCCCATAATGTCCAGGAGCAGATGTCCTCTTCTAGGGAAGAGAGAGCACTAGGGGTGTGCTCAGGTAGGTAACAGGAACCATGGAGAGGCTCAGGGAGGAGTCTGCCTGctttcctcctgccctccctaCCTTcgtcccttcttccctccctccttcctccctccctcccaccctcccttccttccttcccttcatcaaatatttattgagcacctactatgtgcggGATGCTATTCTAAACATTTGGAATACCTCAGTGACCAAATAGCCAAAGATCCCTACCTGCAAGAGCTTAATCCTAATGAGTGCAGCGAGTCAGCAAACAATAAGTAAGGAAATTTATAGACTACGTTCAAAGATGATAAGAGCTCTGGGAGAGAGGATAATGTCTGGTGAAGTGGGTTGACGGGGGGTGGGGGCCAAGACTGCTGCCGGTGAGGGTGGGTGGGGCATGTTATAGGATTAAATAGGGTGGCGAGACTGGCTTTCTTTGGGAAGGTAAGATTTGTGTAGGATTTGAAGGAGCTGGgggaagccgggcatggtggctcatgcctgtattctcagccctttgggaggccaaggtggaaggattgcttgagcctagttcgagactagcctgggcaacatggcgcgaccctgtctccacaaaaaaattaaaaattagccagatgtggtggctcatgcctgtgttcccagctacttgggaggctggggcagtaggatcccttgaagcccaggctgcagtgaggtatgatcatgcCACAATCTGCTGAGACAGCTCAGCAGATTGGGGAAAAGTGCTTCAGGCAGGAGTACAGCCAGAACAGAGCATTAAGGCAGGAATGTGCCTGACCTTTGACATCCTGGTTCTCCCCAGCGATTTGCTTGGAACCAGGGTCCATGTGGGGGCTGGGAAAGCCCCAGCCCTTCTCCTAGGGGCCTTCCTTGCTTCCACTGTCTTACATACACGTATTCCGGAAGCTCCTCACAGTGGTGGCTCTTGTGACCTTGTGGTCCATCTCATACATACCCTTAGCAGCTGCCCTGCTTAAAGGAGTCTGAGGCAGCCCCTGGGAAGCCAGGAACTCAGCCCCTGAATTCAGGTAGGATGTGGGAGGAACCCTGTGggccctgctggagccagggttTCAAATGTTCCTTCTTCCCAGCACCAGTGGGGCCCTTTGGCCATCTGTGATGTCTCCAGAGTCCTTGAGGTATCCTTTCTCTGCCAGGGCACAAGGCCCCCACACCGGAGGAAGGTGCCCGCACAGAACAAGCCGAGGCTCCCTGCAGAGGCCAGGCGTGCACAGCACAGAAGGCTCAGCCTGTGGGCGCCTGCCCAGGTGAGTCTTCCTGTCACTTCATCCCACCATGGGCTCAGGCCAAGGGAACGGGGCCCAGCAAGCTCTGGAGCTGCTATCTCATGAGGCAGGTAATCCCCGGAGACAGGCAGTCCAGGCCCTTCCAACCCAAGTTGAGTCCAGCACCTTTCTGCTGTGGAGCTTCGGTGCTGAAAGGGAATTTCACATCTGTAGATGGCAGGAGTCAGACAGGCTGGTCACCAAAGAGAAACACAGCCTCCCCTCAAATGCCTTCTAGAAATCCTGCCTCCCCCTCTTTATTTCCCCCAGTCTATGTCTAATTACAGTTGCCATGAAGATACATGGCTTTGGTCAACCTTTTCACTGCCTCTCCCCTGACATGCCGCCTTCCCCAGCTTCCTCTGATTGTGAGGGTACCCAGATGCTCCACATCTGCTGTATTCAACTCATCTCCTCACACCCAGGGTGATCAAACTGCTCATTCTCTCTCAACAATCCCACCATTACTTCCTTCCACTACCACCATCCTTATTACCTTTTGCCTGAGGAATATCATTTATTCTGCAaggatttattgagcacctactacatacAGGCTGTGTTAAATATAGGGGAAAGAGATGAACTGTAGAGTTACCTGGGCCTGGTTTGAATCTTTGCTCTGCATTTACTAGCTGAGTGTCCTTGGATAGGCCACCTTGACTCCAGGAGCTTTGGTTTGTGAAGGTTTGTGACAGTGTGTTTACACCACCTCATTTACAGTTGGTCCTCAATAAGCGGCAGCAGTCCCCATTTTTATCAGACACATAAAAACACCTTTCTTATTAGACACAAAAGAAATGGAACACAAAATGTCTGCACCCCAGAAGATAAAATCTGGTTGAAATGACCTTAATATGAGCCAgaacaaagaattaaaagaatagTATAAAGGCAAGTCACAAATAAGTACAAAAGTGTTAACAGTAAGTGCTATAGGAGTTTATGCTAAAAGATCCACATGCATTGGGAATTTGTcaaaaaaaacattaatttgtgCTGCATTTTGAGAAAGGTGTAAACTTCAGTTCTGAAAGGGCtggggtggaggatgggaaggCGTTCTAGGGTGAGAAGATCTTGAAgcaggaaaggggaagagagCAGCTTGGCTGAAGTGGAAGGTCCATGCCTGGGAGAAAGAAAGTTGGACTTGGGTGGGGTGAGCCTCAGATACAGCTGGAACCTGTTTTATCTTCAAATAATAGGGtgctgggctgggcactgtggctcatgcctgtaatcccagcgactcaggaagctggggtgggagaattgcttgaggctaggatttcaagaccagtctgggcaacacagtgagactccatctctgaaaaaataagaaatatcagctgggcatggtgatgcacacctgtagtcgcagctgcttgaggggctgaggtaagaggatcgcttgagcccaggagtttgaggctgcagtgagacattatcatcccattgcactccagcctgagagacagagcaagaccctgactcaattaaaaataaataggagcTATTGATGGTTCTTGAGTAGAAAAGTGAAGAGTGCCACAATGAAGGTGAAAGCAGTATCACAGTATGATAAGTAGACAGGAGTGTGGAGTCAATGAACTGATAGAAGAAACTGGGAGTACCTCTGATTGTGGAAGTCCATGTGTGATAGAATCAAGGCTCAGGCCAGACAGGAACTCAAATTATCTGATTCAGTGATTCACAAATGAGAGTCACTTTGGGAGCTTTAAAGATGGAACACATTCGTGGGCCTTGCCCCCATTTGTGCATTTTCTCAAAGTTCCCCAGGAGCTGATGATGCAAAACAGGCGTAAGAGCTTTAAACTACTCCAACTCTTAGACAAAGGGAAAACTTTCTTAGCGGACTAAGAAACATaactcaaagaggttaagtgactgaACCAAAGTCACACTCCTAGTTAGTGACAGAGGAGAACCTAAATTGGACCCTCTCGTCTGGACCCCGGGCTCCTTCCTCTTGGCTGGACCACTGCAGCACCTGAGAGGGGCAACACTCCAGTGGAATCCCCTGCAACCTGCCCTTAGGCTGAGGCTCCCCCAGAGGGCCTTCCTTGCTTCTCCAGAGCCAGTGTTCACTAGTTCCCCAGACCCTGTAAACTCCATCCTGGTCTTCCTAAATGGTGATTTCCCCTCCAGCTGTCCAGCAGGAAAGAAGGGAGTAGCAGGAGTACGAGGGCACCCTGGTTCCTTGGCCACTAGAGGTAaggtgggctgggggtgggggttaaAGAGCAAGAGAATCACCCCAGGTGAGATGTCAAAGATCAAGTTTTCAAGGCCACCAGGGAAGGAGGCTGTAGTCCTAAGGTTAAAGTCAGCCAGGGCTCAGTTTGGGAAGGTCAGGTGTGTGGTGAGAAAGCTGCTGAGCCGCGGCCAGTTTGCAGTACCAAGGAGAGCTGCTGGACCGGAGATGGAGACTGAGGTCCCAGAAAGGCACTGCTGGAGCAGGAAGATCTGGGCCAGCCACCAAAGGGATGTGAACCTGGAGCGAAGCAGGAGGACTGAAGCTTGGGCAACCTTCCTCTTCAGGGGTGCCGGAGGGCTCCTGGGCACATCCAGGCCGGGGAAGAAGCCCCCGGGAGGGGTGTGGTGTTCACACGCATCACAGGCTTCCGAGAGTGCAGGAGGCCTGAGAAAAGCTGCGGATTTGGTCACCCTCAGGAACCGTTAGGTAGAGTGGAGAGCAGAGCCAGACCGCAGGGCTCCAGCAAGTGGAGATCCTGTGGTTAAATAAACGTTGCCGCACGTGGAGCTCAATAGACAATTCTTGTTTTGACCTTTCAGGAGACGAGTGGATGATTCGGAAGGTGAAGGTAGAGGATGAGGATcaggaggcagaagaggtggTCGAATGGCCCCAGCATCTATCGTTACTTCCCAGCCCCTTTCCTGCGCCTGACCTGGGGCATCTGGCTGCCGCTTACAAACTGGAGCCAGGGGCCCCGGGGGCACTGAGTGGGCTCGCGCTGTCCGGGTGGGCTCCGATGCCCGAGAAGCCCTACGGCTGTGGGGAGTGTGAGCGGCGCTTCCGGGATCAGCTGACGTTGCGACTGCACCAGCGGCTGCACCGGGGCGAGGGTCCCTGCGCCTGCCCGGACTGCGGCCGCAGCTTCACGCAGCGCGCCCACATGCTGCTGCATCAGCGCAGCCACCGCGGGGAGCGGCCTTTCCCGTGCTCCGAGTGCGACAAGCGCTTCAGCAAGAAGGCCCACCTGACCCGCCACCTGCGCACGCACACGGGCGAGCGGCCCTACCCGTGCGCGGAGTGCGGCAAGCGCTTCAGCCAGAAGATCCACCTGGGCTCCCACCAGAAGACCCACACTGGCGAGCGGCCCTTCCCCTGCACAGAATGCGAGAAGCGCTTTCGCAAGAAGACGCACTTGATTCGGCACCAGCGCATCCACACTGGCGAGAGACCCTACCAGTGCGCGCAGTGCGCACGCAGCTTCACGCATAAGCAGCACTTGGTGCGGCACCAAAGGGTGCACGAGGCGGCCGGCCCGGCCAGGCCCTCTCCCGACGCGTCCGCTTCTCCTCATTCCACTGCCCcgtcccccaccccatcccctcccGGGCCAAAGCCTTTCGCCTGCTCCGACTGCGGCTTGAGCTTCGGCTGGAAAAAGAACCTCGCCACGCACCAGTGTCTGCACCGCAGCGAGGGTCGCCCCTATGGGTGCAACGAGTGCGCACTGGGCGCCACCGTGGATCCCCCCACCGCCGAGCCCCTGGCCAGCGCGCCTGGCGGACCGGACTGCGGCCCAGGATCCGATCCTGTGGCGCCCCAGCGCGCCCCCTCGGGCGAGCGGTCCTTTTTCTGCCCGGACTGCGGGCGCGGCTTCGCCCATGGGCAGCACCTGGCGCGGCACCGGCGCGTGCACACGGGCGAACGGCCCTTCGCCTGCACGCAGTGTGACCGCCGCTTCGGCTCGCGGCCCAATCTGGTCGCCCACTCCAGGGCCCACAGCGGCGCCAGGCCTTTCGCCTGCGCTCAGTGCGGCCGCCGCTTCAGCCGCAAGTCGCACCTGGGCCGCCACCAGGCGGTGCACACGGGCAGCCGCCCCCACGCCTGCGCCGTCTGCGCCCGCAGCTTCAGCTCCAAAACCAACCTAGTCCGCCACCAGGCGATCCACACAGGCTCCCGCCCCTTCTCCTGCCCACAGTGCGGAAAGAGCTTCAGTCGCAAGACCCACCTGGTGCGGCACCAGCTCATTCACGGCGAAGCCGCCCATGCGGCCCTGGACGCCCCCCTCGCGGCCCCAGCCTGGTCCCCTCCCCCAGAGGTGGCGCCGCCCCCGCTCTTTTTCTGAGCCTAGTTCTCACCAGGACCCTTTCTTGCCTACAGTTTCGAGAGGCCTGTGCCATGAGACCGCCTGGGGTGAGCACGGTGGCCTGGGCAGCTGTCCGAAGATTTGGCCTCCGCGGGACCCCTGTTTCCTTCCCGCAGTGTCTGCGTCCGCACAGGATACCCAGCTTGGACCTCCTAGGACAGAAATGCGAGCGAACCCTTGCTGGGAACAGTTGAGGCTGAAGTTCTTGGAAGGCTCCCACCCAGGTGCCCCGCTGGAAAGCAGATATTTCCTGGACCCAGCGCGGCCTCAACCAGGGCGGGAAAAGAGTGATTATTTAAGTACTTaaagtttcattaaaattaaaatcagaaagttCTGAAGCTGTTAAATGAGTTGGGGAGGGAACCCTGACTCTCCTTAGCCACTGTCCCAACTCCATCCACGCGCAGACCACCCCTCTCCACTTGCCCTTCTGTCCTGGGTGAGTTACATTTAGCTAGCTGCTGTTAATTGGTTCTCCCAAATCAAAATGTAACGTATTTATTCACCAAACCACCACCCTGGCTCCTGCTTCTAGCTCGGAAGTATAAGGAAGGAACATTAGGGTGCATTTCACTCACGCCACGTGTCACAGACCGGAGCTGAAGGAGGCAGGCCGTCCTTTGGCGTGGGCTTGGGAGCTCTGTGCGGTCTCTGCAGCTCCGGGGGGATTCGGAGCTGGGTGGCCTGAGGAAGGAGGTGGCACATCCACTGCAGATGAAGGTTGCTTTCACATCGCACTTGCAACAAGTCCTTTCTTGAGGCTGCTGGGTCCAGAAGTCTCTGTATTGCCCTTCTTCAGCCTAGGCAGGTATGAGAGCTAGGGCTGCCTGGCCATGAGGCGGGAGGGCAGGATAATGGGGAGCCTAtggggcttgcagtgagtagTCTTGGGTTTGACCCTCCTCTGCCTCTCGTCGGACTTGGAGCGCAGCATTATTCATTTCCCAGTGAGCGGGATGAGAGGCAGAGCAGAGGCCTGAGAGATGGAAGGGCCTTTCACACCTGTGAAGGAGTTTAGACTGTGTCCGAGAGAGGGGGAACCATGGCAAGGTTAGACAGGGCAGGAACAGGGCCACGCTTACAGTCCTGCGTTTTGGAAGGATGTTTGGCAAGACAACTCAGGAGCAAGACTGGAGGCCTGGGCATCAGTTGTCCTGGTGACAGGTGGTGGTGACCTGGGACCATAGTTGTGTCAGAGGAAACAGAGAAGTGATGGATTCAAGAGACACTTAATAGGCAGAGGACACAGGACCTGTTGACTGGTGTGGGTGGGGGAATCAATGAGCTTGGCCCGATTTCTGCTTGCCACTGACTGGATGACAGTGGCATACTCCCAGAAGGGAGACGTGGTGTTGGGGACAGTTCGTGCTGGGGGAGCAGTCCTGCATCTGCTGAGTTGCGAGCAGTGCCTGCCCAGCAGGAAGGAGGCTGTGTGGGTGGAGAGCTAAGAAGAGGGCCGGGATGCAGACATAGAGCTGAGAATTTTCCACATGTGCTTCTGGAGCTATGGGGGAGTGGATGATCTTCCCAAAGAACTGAGTGTGGAGTGAGAAATTGGGGGCCTGGGACAGAAGCCTCTGGGACACCAACATTAGGGGATGGCACTGAGAGAGGCCTGTAAACAAGATTGGAAAGTGGAGGTGCAAGAACTGGACAGGAAAGCCCCAGGTGGAGGTGACAAAGGAGTTGAGGAAAGACGTGCTTCAGAGAGGAGGAGGCCGCTGGAGGCTAGAGAGAGGTCACCTAGGCAAAGGACTTCCAAACCCTTTGGATTTCGCTGCAAGGCAAATCCAGATCTTGGTGAGAGCAGCATCAGGAGCAGCTGGGTCAGAAATCAGATCACAATGGTGAACTACAAAAGCAAAATCCCAGAGAAGGTAGGAGACAATGAGACCTGGTCGCAAGTGAGGGAGGGGCGTTGGCTGGGAAGCCTGTCAGAGGAGGCATGAATGCAAATGTGTCTATGAGTTTCATGGCCACAATGAATCGGTGACtccaagttattttaaatatcttgaaaTGTCACGTAAAAATCTGGACTTC
Above is a genomic segment from Macaca thibetana thibetana isolate TM-01 chromosome 3, ASM2454274v1, whole genome shotgun sequence containing:
- the ZNF467 gene encoding zinc finger protein 467; amino-acid sequence: MRETLEALSSLGFSVGQPEMVPQSEPREGSHNVQEQMSSSREERALGVCSGHKAPTPEEGARTEQAEAPCRGQACTAQKAQPVGACPGDEWMIRKVKVEDEDQEAEEVVEWPQHLSLLPSPFPAPDLGHLAAAYKLEPGAPGALSGLALSGWAPMPEKPYGCGECERRFRDQLTLRLHQRLHRGEGPCACPDCGRSFTQRAHMLLHQRSHRGERPFPCSECDKRFSKKAHLTRHLRTHTGERPYPCAECGKRFSQKIHLGSHQKTHTGERPFPCTECEKRFRKKTHLIRHQRIHTGERPYQCAQCARSFTHKQHLVRHQRVHEAAGPARPSPDASASPHSTAPSPTPSPPGPKPFACSDCGLSFGWKKNLATHQCLHRSEGRPYGCNECALGATVDPPTAEPLASAPGGPDCGPGSDPVAPQRAPSGERSFFCPDCGRGFAHGQHLARHRRVHTGERPFACTQCDRRFGSRPNLVAHSRAHSGARPFACAQCGRRFSRKSHLGRHQAVHTGSRPHACAVCARSFSSKTNLVRHQAIHTGSRPFSCPQCGKSFSRKTHLVRHQLIHGEAAHAALDAPLAAPAWSPPPEVAPPPLFF